A window from Candidatus Nitrospira neomarina encodes these proteins:
- the hemW gene encoding radical SAM family heme chaperone HemW, whose amino-acid sequence MEQKREQSREHDGLTADLGIYLHVPFCKKRCHFCAFYLVLHDQQRVEQFLEAIEREIALYASQPGMRERTVSTVYIGGGTPTVLRPGQLAAIFSSIRSGFSLSEQCEITVEATPESLAEQYADFLQQLGVTRVSIGVQSFDQQERTMLGLSGTMEEAISGVQIAKQAGFANINLDLIYGIPSQTVLSWEMTLTQALELDPSHLSLYALSLEKGTRFYTEFRHGLFQVMDPDHEACFLQQAETQLEPLQLSRYELSNWAKPGGACQHNLRYWRGLEYLGLGPSAQSYVSESRYGNVPSIEQYSKRLGAGQLPIANRERLSRAQQEKERIVFGLRLIEGVPIDWVQQASQDEVWATSFEAMVKEDYLFQTDTRVQLTQKGRRFADTVGMRLL is encoded by the coding sequence ATGGAACAGAAACGTGAGCAATCAAGGGAACATGATGGGCTTACCGCCGATCTCGGTATTTATCTGCACGTTCCCTTTTGTAAGAAGCGATGTCATTTTTGTGCCTTTTATCTTGTCCTCCATGACCAGCAACGGGTGGAACAATTTTTAGAGGCCATAGAACGAGAAATTGCGCTGTATGCGAGCCAACCCGGAATGCGTGAGCGAACCGTGTCAACGGTGTATATCGGTGGGGGGACGCCCACAGTCTTACGTCCTGGACAGTTGGCAGCAATCTTTTCCAGCATCAGATCCGGGTTTTCACTCTCGGAACAGTGTGAAATTACCGTCGAAGCGACACCGGAATCTCTCGCGGAGCAGTATGCTGATTTTCTTCAGCAGTTAGGCGTGACCCGTGTGAGTATAGGAGTCCAATCCTTTGATCAACAGGAACGGACGATGTTGGGACTTTCAGGAACCATGGAGGAAGCCATTTCCGGCGTACAGATAGCGAAACAGGCCGGATTCGCCAATATCAATCTTGACCTCATCTACGGGATCCCGAGCCAAACAGTGCTGTCATGGGAAATGACTTTGACCCAGGCTCTGGAGCTGGATCCTTCTCATTTGTCCTTGTATGCGCTTTCGCTTGAAAAAGGGACTCGATTTTATACGGAATTCCGGCACGGGCTATTTCAGGTAATGGATCCCGACCATGAGGCGTGTTTTCTGCAGCAGGCTGAAACCCAACTGGAGCCGCTGCAGTTGTCTCGATACGAACTTTCAAATTGGGCGAAGCCGGGGGGTGCCTGTCAACATAATCTTCGATATTGGAGGGGATTGGAATACTTAGGATTAGGTCCGAGTGCCCAATCGTATGTCTCAGAAAGCCGCTATGGCAACGTGCCCAGTATCGAACAGTATTCCAAGCGCCTGGGTGCCGGACAGTTGCCCATTGCCAACCGGGAACGGTTGTCACGGGCTCAGCAAGAGAAAGAACGTATTGTGTTCGGATTGCGTCTGATTGAGGGCGTGCCAATTGATTGGGTGCAACAGGCATCTCAAGACGAAGTATGGGCAACATCTTTTGAAGCTATGGTGAAAGAGGATTATCTTTTTCAGACGGACACCCGTGTGCAATTAACGCAAAAGGGACGGCGATTCGCTGATACGGTTGGCATGCGGCTGTTGTAA
- a CDS encoding FAD-binding oxidoreductase, with protein MTPRRFRAKVLRVRHLTQDVRELILELMDPPTLEFLPGQSISVTIPDESSGLSYLRYYSLASLPSFSHQLVLLFNAGEKGKGATFALEHSVGEELDCSGPFGSFHLHEDPERDLLFVGTGTGIAPLWSMLSSLLEQSCPQSMTLLWGLRSESDIYYLDELQKWADCYKNFSFILTLSQPSHHWKGKRGRVTHLLQEFPHVDHLAVYVCGNRKMVAEVTSLLQYKGVGPVYRERHHDGK; from the coding sequence ATGACCCCCAGACGATTCCGGGCCAAGGTTCTTCGCGTTCGGCATTTGACTCAGGATGTTCGAGAATTGATTTTGGAGTTAATGGATCCCCCGACCTTAGAGTTTCTCCCGGGCCAATCCATTTCCGTAACCATCCCTGATGAATCGTCGGGTCTCTCATACCTGAGATACTATTCGCTGGCTTCGCTTCCCAGTTTCTCTCATCAGCTCGTACTACTCTTTAATGCCGGAGAAAAAGGAAAGGGCGCGACGTTTGCGTTGGAGCATTCGGTTGGTGAAGAACTTGACTGTTCCGGTCCTTTCGGGTCATTTCACCTTCATGAAGACCCTGAACGAGATCTGTTATTTGTTGGAACGGGAACCGGCATTGCGCCCTTATGGTCTATGCTGTCCAGTCTCTTGGAGCAATCTTGTCCTCAGTCCATGACCTTACTATGGGGACTTCGGAGTGAGTCGGATATCTACTATTTGGACGAGTTGCAAAAGTGGGCCGATTGCTATAAAAATTTTTCCTTTATCCTGACGCTGTCTCAACCTTCTCATCATTGGAAAGGGAAAAGAGGACGCGTGACGCACCTGCTCCAGGAGTTTCCACATGTGGATCATCTGGCGGTGTATGTCTGTGGCAATCGAAAAATGGTTGCGGAGGTCACCAGCCTTCTTCAGTACAAGGGGGTGGGTCCTGTCTATCGAGAACGCCATCATGACGGAAAATAG
- a CDS encoding S9 family peptidase: protein MIMRPSQSRPLMPTPPRAKRVPHRLEHHGHVRTDEYYWLRDRENPEVLAYLQAENEYAATLRSHTRDLEQTLFEEICGRIQPTDLSVPFRLGDFWYYIRYEEGKEYALYCRKEKSLTNPESIMVDGNELARGHDYFSLGNWAVSPGQDILAYAIDTQGRRIFTIGFKNLTTGETIDECISSVTGNMEWGNDNRTLLYSRQDPETLRSNQILRHRLGTNPELDTLVYEETDETFSVAIEKTKSKRYLMIGSHQSITSEYRYVNADHPESDFQIFQARKRGHEYDVDHLGDHFFIRTNDEAKNFRLMRTETNKTNLTQWQEVIPHRPDVFLEGFELFENFLVLEERRQGLIHLRMIRTTDGFEHELDFGEPAYLATLGDNLEADTSYLRYGYTSMTTPMTIYDYHMETREKILLKQEPVLGNFHISHYQTERLFASASDGISIPISLVYRKGFVPNGTHPLLLYGYGSYGASMDASFSSPRLSLLDRGFVYALAHIRGGEELGRQWYENGKLLYKKNTFTDFIACAEFLIQQGYAAPQKIFSLGGSAGGLLMGAIMNMRPELFHGVVAQVPFVDVVTTMLDPDIPLTTGEYDEWGDPNQQQFYEYMLSYSPYDNLQPRSYPHLLVTSGLHDSQVQFWEPAKWVAKLRALKTDNQRLLLRTNMEAGHSGASGRFKRYEETAMIYAFLLDLAGSVDL from the coding sequence ATGATCATGCGTCCCTCCCAGTCCAGACCCTTGATGCCCACTCCACCCCGTGCTAAACGGGTCCCGCACCGGCTAGAACATCACGGTCACGTCCGAACCGACGAGTATTATTGGCTCAGAGATCGTGAGAACCCTGAAGTCTTGGCCTATTTACAGGCTGAAAATGAGTATGCCGCCACGTTGAGAAGCCATACCAGAGATTTGGAGCAGACCCTATTTGAAGAAATTTGTGGCCGCATTCAACCAACGGATTTATCTGTTCCGTTTCGTCTTGGAGATTTTTGGTATTACATTCGATATGAAGAGGGAAAGGAATATGCCCTCTACTGCCGGAAAGAAAAATCCTTAACAAATCCCGAATCCATCATGGTCGATGGCAACGAATTGGCTCGGGGGCATGATTATTTTTCTTTGGGGAATTGGGCGGTAAGTCCTGGCCAAGATATTCTGGCCTATGCCATTGATACCCAAGGACGGCGTATATTTACTATCGGATTTAAAAATCTGACAACGGGCGAGACAATTGATGAATGCATTTCTTCGGTGACTGGGAATATGGAGTGGGGGAATGACAATCGTACACTTCTTTATTCCCGACAGGATCCTGAAACGTTGCGATCAAACCAGATCCTTCGTCATCGTTTGGGGACGAATCCGGAACTGGATACGTTGGTCTATGAAGAAACGGATGAGACATTTTCGGTTGCTATCGAAAAAACAAAATCCAAACGGTATCTGATGATCGGATCGCATCAGTCCATCACGAGTGAGTACCGGTATGTGAATGCGGATCATCCGGAAAGCGATTTTCAAATATTCCAGGCACGGAAACGCGGACATGAATACGATGTGGATCATCTTGGCGATCATTTCTTTATTCGAACCAATGATGAGGCCAAAAATTTTCGCTTGATGCGGACTGAAACGAATAAGACGAACCTCACGCAGTGGCAGGAAGTTATTCCTCACCGCCCGGATGTATTTTTGGAAGGATTCGAGCTATTTGAGAATTTCCTGGTGCTGGAAGAACGAAGACAGGGGCTCATCCACCTTCGAATGATTCGGACCACGGATGGCTTTGAGCATGAACTGGATTTTGGAGAGCCGGCTTACCTGGCAACCTTGGGGGATAATTTAGAAGCCGATACTTCCTATCTACGGTATGGATATACCTCGATGACCACCCCCATGACCATCTATGATTATCACATGGAAACACGGGAAAAAATTCTTCTCAAGCAAGAGCCGGTCCTCGGGAATTTTCACATTAGCCACTACCAGACGGAACGTCTTTTCGCTTCAGCATCAGATGGTATCTCCATTCCTATATCCCTGGTCTACCGAAAAGGTTTTGTCCCGAATGGCACGCATCCCCTGTTATTGTATGGCTATGGTTCCTATGGTGCGAGTATGGATGCAAGTTTTAGCTCCCCCCGTCTCAGTTTGCTTGATCGTGGGTTTGTCTATGCGTTAGCCCACATTCGAGGTGGGGAGGAACTGGGCCGACAATGGTATGAAAACGGTAAGCTCTTATACAAGAAGAATACCTTCACGGATTTTATCGCCTGCGCCGAATTTCTTATTCAGCAGGGGTACGCCGCACCTCAGAAAATATTCTCTCTCGGTGGAAGCGCTGGTGGTTTATTAATGGGGGCGATTATGAATATGCGGCCTGAATTGTTTCATGGTGTGGTGGCCCAGGTTCCTTTTGTAGATGTGGTGACCACGATGTTAGATCCCGATATCCCACTGACGACGGGAGAATATGATGAATGGGGGGATCCCAACCAACAACAGTTTTATGAGTACATGCTTTCCTATTCGCCTTACGATAATCTTCAACCCCGATCGTATCCTCACCTTTTGGTGACCTCAGGTTTGCACGACTCACAAGTACAATTTTGGGAACCGGCAAAATGGGTTGCGAAACTGCGTGCGTTGAAGACCGATAATCAACGTCTTTTGCTCAGAACGAATATGGAGGCAGGTCATAGCGGAGCCTCAGGCCGGTTTAAACGTTATGAGGAAACCGCGATGATCTATGCATTTTTATTGGATCTCGCCGGTTCCGTTGACCTGTGA
- the arfB gene encoding alternative ribosome rescue aminoacyl-tRNA hydrolase ArfB: MPIVINSHLCLPDSDVRFSAARSAGPGGQHVNKVNSRVILEFDVKHTTVLSSYQKRRISEMVGQRMNQEGVLRLQAQRHRTQSANRADLLERFVKILQDALRPEKPRVATRVPHRVREKRLEEKRLRTRVKRVRQNPKNFDET; the protein is encoded by the coding sequence ATGCCAATTGTGATTAATTCCCATCTTTGCCTTCCTGATTCTGATGTGCGATTTTCGGCTGCCCGAAGCGCAGGTCCTGGTGGTCAACATGTCAATAAGGTGAATAGTCGGGTCATTTTAGAGTTTGATGTCAAGCATACTACCGTTCTGAGTTCCTATCAAAAACGAAGAATTAGCGAAATGGTAGGACAACGGATGAATCAAGAAGGGGTTCTGAGGTTGCAGGCTCAACGGCATCGCACCCAGTCGGCCAATCGGGCTGATTTATTGGAAAGGTTTGTAAAAATTCTGCAGGACGCCTTGCGTCCCGAAAAACCCCGGGTTGCAACCCGAGTGCCGCACCGGGTGCGTGAGAAGCGTTTGGAAGAGAAAAGACTTCGCACTCGCGTGAAGCGGGTACGACAAAACCCCAAAAACTTTGACGAAACGTAA
- a CDS encoding sigma-70 family RNA polymerase sigma factor yields MITLQTASQFTETQKNHTSTLHKGRSKKRTPVRYRNSINQMDMDQDQDQEESSKSIAEPGSVNLESMYFRGFRSRPLLKAQEELALATQLYQGTADLRVLLQQALELSKGLSPQPEVESLQEELTKFKELNGYSAPVVENILECLSTIESLSAMSGKAGQKLSRQFGEIRRSIGEVRVDIEEPKDALVQRNLRLVVDVAKRYLGRGMNFLDLVQEGNIGLMKAAERFDYTRGFKFSTYATWWIRQGISRAVADQSRTIRVPVHTNEASTKIAKTAQRLAQQLNREPTFEEIGQHLDMTGDRVKETIEAFQEPISLDAPSVDGETELGELIPDLACQSPDEEVSRKSNAQWLNQIFQVLTAREQQVIRLRFGIGVDEAWTLEQVGRSMSVTRERIRQIEVVALKKLKESHVKAMLAEIQ; encoded by the coding sequence ATGATCACACTTCAAACGGCTTCACAATTCACGGAAACACAGAAAAATCACACATCGACTTTGCATAAGGGCCGATCGAAGAAGCGGACTCCAGTAAGGTATCGAAATTCCATAAACCAGATGGATATGGATCAGGATCAGGATCAGGAGGAGAGTTCAAAATCCATTGCTGAACCAGGATCCGTAAATTTAGAATCCATGTATTTTCGAGGGTTTCGCTCTCGCCCACTTTTGAAAGCTCAGGAGGAATTGGCGCTTGCCACCCAACTCTATCAGGGAACGGCCGATCTTCGGGTATTGTTACAGCAGGCTCTAGAGCTTTCCAAAGGGCTGAGTCCACAGCCTGAGGTTGAGTCGCTTCAAGAAGAATTGACGAAATTCAAAGAGCTCAATGGGTATTCGGCTCCGGTGGTGGAAAACATCCTGGAGTGTTTGTCTACCATCGAGTCTCTCTCAGCGATGTCTGGCAAGGCAGGACAAAAGCTCAGTCGGCAGTTTGGAGAAATCCGTCGGTCGATTGGTGAAGTCCGAGTAGATATCGAAGAACCAAAAGATGCCTTAGTCCAACGGAATCTTCGTCTGGTCGTAGATGTCGCGAAACGATACTTAGGGCGAGGGATGAATTTTCTGGACCTCGTGCAAGAAGGGAATATTGGACTGATGAAAGCGGCGGAACGCTTTGACTACACCCGTGGGTTTAAATTCAGTACGTATGCCACGTGGTGGATTCGTCAGGGTATTTCGCGAGCGGTTGCCGATCAAAGCCGGACCATTCGTGTGCCGGTGCATACGAATGAGGCATCCACCAAAATCGCCAAAACTGCGCAGCGTCTCGCGCAGCAATTGAATCGAGAACCTACCTTTGAAGAAATCGGCCAACATCTGGATATGACGGGCGATAGGGTGAAAGAAACGATTGAAGCGTTTCAGGAACCCATATCTCTAGATGCACCATCCGTTGATGGAGAGACTGAATTAGGAGAATTAATCCCTGATCTGGCGTGCCAATCTCCAGACGAAGAAGTGTCCCGTAAATCAAATGCCCAATGGTTGAATCAGATTTTTCAGGTTTTGACTGCTCGCGAGCAACAAGTCATTCGTTTGCGCTTTGGTATTGGAGTGGATGAAGCTTGGACTTTAGAGCAGGTAGGGCGGTCCATGTCCGTGACTCGTGAACGAATTCGTCAAATCGAGGTTGTGGCATTAAAAAAGCTCAAAGAGTCCCATGTCAAGGCCATGCTGGCTGAAATTCAGTGA
- a CDS encoding sensor histidine kinase, giving the protein MKTTSIRVRLTLWYGSALALILVLFAVALYLVMSRALREQVDASLDEAAAVAIRTLGEHRFGPFLIFEDLSQDFPEIALLDKFFQIFGPAGQVTIQSANIQSREIPLSQTSFRASLDGKSTFESVQFEKGVPLRLLSVPIRQDDQLVNILRVGTSLYPTERMLHRLLAGLYIASPLALLVSLVGGWFLAGRALRPVHAITQAAQRIAAGDWTQRIQTPHSNDEIGQLASTFNDMIGRLEVSFRQIRQFSADASHELRTPLTITKGETELALRRPRQAEDYRAVLESNLEEIDRMSRIVDELLFLSRADLGEIKLKMFPVQLDDLVREIQQQALVLGQERNIHTVLEAIEPVVVQGDDLRLRELLLNLVDNAVKYSQEGQTVELSLIVAGNQGKLVVRDHGIGLAPEDHGRIFDRFYRTDEARAHAAKGTGLGLAICKWIVEVHHGTIEVQSVVHGGSCFTVFLPLAPSAAKVKDTNTSRSIKNF; this is encoded by the coding sequence GTGAAAACGACCTCGATTCGAGTTCGATTAACTTTGTGGTATGGATCTGCATTAGCTCTCATTCTGGTTCTTTTTGCCGTGGCTTTATATTTGGTGATGTCCCGCGCACTTCGGGAACAGGTGGATGCCTCGTTGGATGAGGCTGCTGCTGTGGCGATTCGAACGTTGGGGGAACATCGGTTTGGCCCGTTCTTGATTTTTGAAGATTTATCTCAGGACTTTCCTGAGATTGCCCTTTTGGATAAATTTTTTCAAATTTTTGGTCCGGCGGGGCAAGTGACGATTCAGTCGGCTAATATTCAAAGCCGAGAGATTCCATTGAGTCAGACATCGTTCCGTGCCTCTCTTGATGGAAAATCAACGTTTGAATCTGTCCAATTTGAAAAAGGGGTTCCACTGCGATTGCTGTCGGTTCCTATTCGTCAAGATGATCAATTGGTGAATATCTTACGTGTTGGGACATCCCTTTATCCTACAGAACGAATGTTGCATCGGCTCTTAGCCGGTCTCTATATCGCCTCTCCTTTGGCCTTACTAGTATCTTTGGTCGGAGGGTGGTTTTTGGCCGGACGGGCGTTGCGTCCGGTTCATGCTATTACGCAAGCGGCTCAACGTATCGCGGCCGGGGATTGGACCCAACGAATTCAAACTCCCCATTCCAACGATGAAATCGGACAATTAGCCTCGACCTTTAATGACATGATTGGACGGTTGGAAGTGTCGTTCCGGCAAATCCGGCAGTTTAGCGCGGATGCATCACATGAACTCCGAACACCCTTAACCATTACAAAAGGGGAGACTGAGTTGGCGTTGCGGCGACCGCGTCAAGCAGAAGATTATCGGGCGGTGTTGGAGAGTAATTTGGAAGAGATTGACCGCATGAGCCGGATTGTGGATGAGCTCTTATTTCTATCACGCGCCGATCTTGGAGAAATTAAGCTCAAGATGTTTCCAGTCCAGTTGGACGATTTAGTGCGAGAAATCCAGCAGCAGGCCTTGGTATTGGGCCAAGAACGGAATATTCACACGGTGCTCGAAGCCATTGAGCCCGTCGTTGTCCAGGGAGACGATCTGCGTTTGCGGGAATTACTTTTAAATCTGGTTGACAATGCCGTGAAATATTCTCAAGAAGGACAAACAGTGGAGCTGTCTTTAATTGTTGCCGGAAACCAGGGAAAACTAGTGGTTCGAGACCACGGTATTGGTCTTGCCCCTGAGGATCATGGCAGAATTTTTGATCGGTTTTACCGGACGGATGAAGCGCGTGCTCATGCGGCAAAAGGGACAGGATTGGGTTTGGCGATATGTAAGTGGATTGTGGAAGTTCATCATGGGACCATTGAGGTTCAAAGTGTCGTTCATGGTGGTTCCTGTTTTACGGTTTTCCTGCCTTTGGCTCCCTCCGCGGCGAAAGTGAAAGACACAAACACTTCTCGCTCTATTAAAAATTTTTAA
- a CDS encoding response regulator transcription factor, producing the protein MRILVVEDEPKVASFIRRALEEESYAVDVCADGPGGLDWAQAVNYDLIVLDLMLPGLPGLEVLKRARAAGVKAPVLILTARSEVDQRVKGLDAGADDYLTKPFAIEELLARARALLRRAGGAPTGILQVDDVILNPVTREVTRAGQRLEFTTKEYALLEYLMRNAGRVLTRSMITEHVWDLDFDTFTNVIDVYISYLRNKIDKGRERSLIQTVRGSGYMMRSDG; encoded by the coding sequence ATGCGAATTTTAGTCGTGGAAGATGAACCAAAGGTAGCTTCCTTTATCCGGCGTGCGCTGGAGGAGGAAAGCTATGCGGTCGATGTATGCGCAGATGGACCAGGAGGGTTGGATTGGGCTCAAGCCGTCAATTATGACTTGATTGTTTTGGATTTAATGTTGCCGGGATTGCCTGGATTAGAAGTGCTTAAACGTGCTAGGGCTGCAGGCGTCAAAGCTCCGGTGCTTATTTTAACGGCTCGTTCGGAAGTAGACCAACGGGTTAAGGGGCTAGATGCGGGGGCTGACGATTACTTAACGAAGCCCTTTGCGATCGAAGAATTGCTCGCCAGAGCTCGAGCGCTCCTTCGTCGAGCTGGAGGGGCACCAACCGGAATTCTTCAGGTGGATGATGTGATATTAAATCCTGTTACTCGAGAGGTGACTCGTGCTGGCCAGCGACTTGAGTTCACAACTAAAGAGTATGCGCTCTTAGAATATTTAATGCGAAATGCCGGGCGGGTGTTAACGCGGTCCATGATTACGGAACATGTGTGGGACTTGGATTTTGATACGTTTACAAATGTGATTGATGTGTATATTAGCTACTTGCGAAATAAAATCGATAAAGGACGAGAACGAAGTTTAATTCAAACGGTTAGGGGGAGCGGATATATGATGAGGTCGGACGGGTGA
- the rpoD gene encoding RNA polymerase sigma factor RpoD, producing the protein MGKTASLPEVIQRLIEIGKPKGHVTIKDLTHILPADQITSDQLHTILSELHEVNLQVIDPSKRTASQLAALKKNAGQEDSDDSDEETDSSLDIDLTPGEPTRIDDPVRLYLKEMGRVPLLTREGEIELAKHIEEGKRELACAVYGMPLNIHYLESLHDQLKLEEIRVRDIVLLQETLEDEEVEEEAMASEQEDEELRFRTLESLATVRKLGRGLLSLYTQNRDGQTTKNSKAQLEKRRMSLADQFVDQIEALNLHQRVKDQMLRRVKDIGQEIRSVEMMTARHTKRLGLAGQDGIQVIGKKSRATTKGSSLRRKQQLTPEEIEKLKQEVEAGKATLLRLQNEVLGMPMEEFTAALTILETAEEKVKRGKAQLIEANLRLVVSIARKYTNRGLQFIDLIQEGNIGLMRAVDKFEYQRGYKFSTYATWWIRQGVTRAIADQARTIRIPVHMIEANTKLARTARQLVQQLGREPTPEEIAERMGLTPEKVRMMLDISKGTISLETPIGEKEDSQLGDLIEDKNAVSPMDAANRYDLQRQIANALGVLTPREETVIRKRFGIGDSTDHTLEEIGQDFDVTRERIRQIEAKALKKLRHPSCSHKLRSLVDHL; encoded by the coding sequence GAAGACAGCGTCATTGCCGGAGGTGATTCAGCGTTTAATTGAGATTGGCAAGCCCAAAGGGCATGTCACCATAAAAGACCTAACGCACATTCTCCCTGCCGATCAGATTACTTCTGATCAATTACATACGATTTTAAGTGAGTTGCACGAAGTCAATCTTCAAGTGATCGATCCTTCTAAGCGGACGGCCTCCCAGTTGGCAGCTTTAAAAAAGAACGCGGGGCAAGAGGATTCAGATGATTCCGATGAAGAAACGGATTCTTCCTTGGATATTGATTTGACCCCAGGTGAACCTACTCGTATCGATGATCCGGTCAGGTTATATTTGAAAGAAATGGGACGGGTGCCATTGCTCACCCGTGAAGGCGAAATTGAACTTGCGAAACACATCGAAGAAGGGAAGCGTGAGTTGGCATGTGCCGTCTATGGCATGCCGTTAAATATCCATTACCTGGAATCACTCCACGACCAATTAAAGCTTGAGGAGATCCGTGTTCGAGATATTGTGCTCTTACAGGAGACCCTGGAGGATGAGGAAGTTGAAGAAGAGGCCATGGCCAGCGAACAGGAGGATGAGGAGCTCAGATTCCGCACGCTAGAGAGTCTGGCAACGGTTCGAAAGCTTGGGCGTGGGTTGCTTTCCCTTTACACCCAAAATCGGGACGGCCAAACAACGAAAAATTCAAAGGCACAACTTGAGAAGCGCCGGATGAGTTTGGCCGATCAATTTGTGGATCAAATCGAAGCCCTTAATCTGCATCAGCGGGTTAAAGATCAAATGTTAAGACGTGTTAAAGACATTGGTCAGGAAATTCGATCAGTTGAAATGATGACTGCCCGTCATACGAAAAGGCTTGGGCTTGCTGGGCAGGACGGTATTCAGGTGATTGGGAAAAAATCACGTGCTACCACAAAGGGAAGTTCCCTGAGACGCAAGCAACAATTGACCCCGGAAGAAATTGAAAAATTAAAACAAGAAGTTGAAGCGGGGAAAGCTACTCTCTTGCGCCTTCAGAATGAGGTGCTGGGTATGCCGATGGAAGAATTTACGGCTGCTCTGACTATTCTGGAGACCGCTGAGGAAAAGGTGAAGCGAGGGAAGGCCCAATTGATCGAGGCTAATTTGCGATTGGTGGTCAGTATTGCGCGAAAATATACAAATCGAGGATTGCAGTTTATCGATTTGATCCAAGAAGGCAATATTGGATTAATGCGGGCTGTCGATAAGTTTGAGTATCAGCGCGGATATAAATTTAGCACCTATGCAACGTGGTGGATCCGACAGGGTGTAACACGTGCCATTGCGGATCAGGCCCGTACTATCCGTATTCCGGTACATATGATTGAGGCCAATACAAAATTAGCACGGACGGCAAGGCAGTTGGTGCAACAATTAGGACGTGAACCTACCCCAGAGGAAATTGCCGAACGGATGGGCTTAACTCCTGAGAAGGTCCGCATGATGTTGGATATTTCCAAGGGAACCATTTCTCTTGAAACGCCGATCGGGGAAAAAGAGGATAGTCAGTTAGGGGATTTGATTGAAGATAAAAATGCAGTCTCTCCCATGGATGCGGCAAACCGTTATGATCTGCAACGTCAGATTGCGAATGCCTTGGGCGTGCTGACCCCTCGCGAAGAGACTGTGATCCGAAAGCGGTTTGGGATTGGTGATAGTACCGACCATACGTTGGAAGAAATTGGCCAAGATTTTGACGTGACTCGTGAGCGGATTCGCCAGATTGAGGCCAAAGCTTTAAAGAAGCTTCGTCACCCGAGTTGCAGTCACAAGCTTCGGAGTTTGGTGGATCATCTTTAA